The DNA sequence AATCCTAGCGCTAAATATAATCCGGAGGGAACGGCTGGAATTATCAACATTTTAACAAAGAAAAATTCTTTAGAAGGAATTAGCGGAATTGCAAATTTAAACGGCGGAAGCGGAACAAGATACGGCGCAGATGCAGTTTTTGAATTAAAAAATGATCCAATAAATTTTAGTTTGGGTTTGGATTATAGTAAACATTTAATGGAAGGTGAAAGTATTTCGGATAGTTGGACTCTCTTCAATCAGAATAAATATTATAATTCATCAAACGGAAATGGCAATCATGGAAGAGAAAATTACGGTATTAAAAGTTCGTTAGCTTATAGTCTTTCAGATAATGATGTAATTACACTAAACGGAAGATTTGGATATCGAGACGGAACAAATAAATCAACACTTTCTTATTCCCAGTGGAATGATATAAATCCCTCTGAATTTAATTATACAACAATCAGCGATAGAGCAAGGAATGGATATTTTTACAGTACAGGTTTGAACTACAGCCGCAACTTTGATAGTAAAAATCATACTCTTAGCGCTGATTTAATTTTCCAAAAAAATAATTCGGATGAATTTACTTCTTATAAACAATTTGATATAAATAAATTTATTGTTCAAGGGCAGGAACAAACGGAAAAGGGACCTTCATCATCGGTTGAAATTAAAGTTGATTATTCTTACCCAATTACTGCCGAATCAAAATTTGAAGCCGGGTATAATTCCGAATTTGACATTTCCGATGAAATGAACGAATACTTTCTTTTTGATTCTCTAAGTTCAAGTTTCAAGCTGGAAAACTTATTCAGCAAAGATGTAAGTTATGATAACAATGTTCATGCTCTTTATTCAATGTATTCAAATCAATTTGATAATCTAGGATTTCAATTTGGTTTACGAGGTGAATTTACAGACAGATTAATTAAACTCAACAACACAGATGAATCATTTGCAATAAATCGTTGGGACTTTTTTCCATCATTGCATTTATCATATAAGTTAAATGAAAAAAATCAATTTATGACAAGTTATACACGAAGGATCCAACGACCTAGAGGATGGGAACTTGAACCATTTTTAACTTGGATGGATTCTTATAATGTTCGTCAGGGAAACCCTGCATTGGAACCCGAAAATATTGATTCATATGAATTGGGCTATCAACGGATGTTTGATAAAAGTCTTTTCTCTGCGGAATTGTATTATAGAGTAAATAATAACAAAATTGAATCTTACCAAACTGCATATTCAGAAAATGTAACTTTACGTTCCATGGATAATGTTGGAAAGGATTATTCTTTCGGAAGTGAGCTTATGTTAAATTTTGATCCTATTAAAATTTGGAATGTTAATTTAATGGGAAATTTATATAACTATAAAATTGTAGGTCAATTAAATGAAACAGATTTCGATAGAGAAAGTTTTAATTGGAATACCAGATTAAATAATAGTTTAAATATTTCACAAAATTCTCAACTTCAGTTTAATTTATTCTATAATAGCCCAACCGTTTCTGCACAAGGAAAGAACGAAGATTTTATTATGGCAAGTGCAGCATTCCGACAAATGTTTATGGATAAACAAATTGCTCTTACTTTACAAGTGCGAGATATTTTTGCAACCGGTAAAAGAGAATTCACTTCAGAATCTTTCGATTTTTATAGATACAATAAATTTGTAATGGAATCTCCCGTAGTAATGTTAAACTTGAGATTTAATTTTAATAATTACAAATCACAAAATAGATCTGAAAGAGAAGGCTCCGGAATGGAAGTGGAAGGCGGAGATGATTTTTAATTAGCACAAATATTTAAGAAACTGCGTTTAGATTTTCTTCATTATTAAATTATAATTATACCTTTGTAAATTTTAGGAAGATTATAATTTCAAACTTTTTCCAGAAATGGACAATAAAATTTTAATTTTGTTTTTTGTCCACAAATAATTTAGTGTACTTTATATCATAGCATTATTATTTTATTATCTATATTTTCATACGGTTACAAGTATTTCTTAAATCATACACATTAAAAGGGGTAAATTATGAATAACATCAACCAAAAATTTCTAAAATTATTGCAAATATTATTATTATCAACCTTATTAATTTTTATGATCTCAGCTTGCGGTGATGACAGTAATCCTACAGATAACGACGATGACGATAATGTCTCAAGCACAACTCTTACAATAAATGGAGATGGCTGGTCGAATAAATCTCTTACAGTAAATACAAGTGTTGGAACTTATGCAACAATGTCTAAAATGACAGTTATAAGTGTATCTTTTGACGAAGATATCCAAATGATAATTTATGTAAACGGTGGGGCAACTGGTACTTACAACTTTAAGGAAGTAGAAACTGGTCAAGGAAACGGAATTACTCTTACTACCGGAAGCGGAGATTTATCAAAGTTTTATTTCTGGAAAGATAATTCCGGATCTGCAACAATATCAAGTTATGGTGCAGTTGGTTCAAAAATTTCGGGTACTTTTACCGGGAAATTATATAATGCCGCAACAGATGCAGAGATTACTATTTCCGGGACTTTTAATGCTCTTAGAACTGTTGATGTTCCAACAAGTGCTTTAAACTAAATCTTTTAAGTTGATTTTATTTCTTAATTTTTTGAAGCCAATAAAATTGTAATTTCTAATTCTATTGGCTTCATTAAATCTGATACATTTCTATCATCTTTTCTAGCACCCATTCCACCACCTTTTCTGCCTTTAGCTCCCATCTTTCCCTCATTACTGCCATCCGGTGTTTGCATTCCCCCTTTGCTATTATTACTTCCAGGTCCGTCATTAAATCCCGGTTTTTCAATTTCACCGGTTTCAAATCTTAAATTCATTTCTTCATTCGGAAAAGCATCTACATAAACTTTTTTCAATTTATTTTCTGCAAATGGAATTTTTAATTCATATACAAATTGATTTTGTTCGATATTAATAAAAACTTCTAAACCAGAGTCATTCTGTAATTTATAAACATTTAAAGGATATTTATCTTCATTTAAAATTAAGATTTCATTTTGCTCAGATTTAAACTTTTCAATCATTCTATTGGGAAAATTCTCATTCGGTTTTACTCTATTATTTTTTTCATCAAAATCTTTTTTTCCATTTATGTCAGGCAACATATTCATTTCATCATTAAATTCTTTTTTTATTGGAAATTGAATTCCGAATATTTCATCTTCACTTTTTTGAGGATCAACCCAAAGAGTAAAACCATTATTCATAATTTTCATCGCTTTTGATCTATCCGAAGTTGTGAGACATAAATAAATATTTTCCGAATCATTCATAATTCCAATCGCAATTTTTTCATCTTCTAAATAATTTAAACTTCCTTCCCAATCTTTTTTATTTCCATCAATTGTAATAATATTATCACGCCATTTACTTTTAATTTCAAATTCTGAGCAGCTTAGAAGAAGCAAAAGAACGAATAAAATTTTTAATTTAGAATTCATACGCAGTTATAATCTTTAATTTATTTTTATAGTTTGACAAACAAATTTTTAATTGGGTTTAAAATATTATTTAAATAATATTAAATATTTTCAACAATAAGTGCAGATGCTTCTCCACCGCCGATGCAAAGTGAAGCAAGTCCATATTTGCAATTTTTTTCTTTCATTGAATGAAGTAAAGTTGTTAAAATTCTGGCTCCACTTGCACCAATAGGATGACCAAGAGCAACTGCACCTCCTTTTATATTTACTTTCAGAGGATCTAATCCTAACTCCCTATTTACAACAAGTGATACAACTGCAAAAGCTTCATTAATTTCAAAAAGATCTATATCATTAATTTCTAAATTTGCTTTGCTTAAAACTTTTTTAATTGCATCAATCGGAGCAGTTGTAAACCATTTGGGATCTTTTGCCGCAGATGCTTGCGCAATTATTTTTGCCATTGGTTTCAGATTTAAAGATTCAACTTTTTCTTTACTCATTAATAATATTGCCGAAGCTCCTTCATTTATTGAGGAAGCATTTGCCGCCGTTACCGTTCCATCTTTTTGAAAAACGGTACGAAGAGATTTTAATTTATCAAAATTTACATTTTTAGGTTCTTCATCTGTATCAATAATTTTTATACCTTTTTTATCAGAAATTTCAACCGGAATAATTTCATTTACAAACTTTTTTTCTTCTATTGATTTCAATGCTCTACTATAACTTTCAATTGCAAAATTATCTTGATCTTCTCTTGAAATCTTAAATTCGGCAGCACAAATTTCTGCAATGTTTCCCATATGAATATTATCGTAAGCATCTACTAATCCATCATCAAGCATTCCATCAATTAATTTTTGATCGCCCATTTTGTAGCCGCTGCGAATATTTTTTGCGTAATATGGAATTTGCGACATATTTTCCATTCCGCCGGCAATTACAATTTCCGCATCGCCCAGCATTATTGCTTGTGCACCAAGCATTACAGATTTTAATCCGGAACCGCAAACTTTATTAATTGTCATACATTGAGTTGATTTTTCAAGTCCGGCGCCCAAAGCCGCTTGTCTTGCCGGAGCTTGACCTTCACCAGCTTGAATAACGTTTCCCATTATCACTTCATCAATTACATCACTTGGAATTTTATTTCTATCGATTAAACCTTTAATTGCAATACTGCCTAACTTTGTTGCGGGAACTGAACTTAAATATCCCATAAAAGAACCAATTGGTGTGCGAACCGCATCAATTATATAAACTTCTTTTATCTCTTTCATTTTATCCTCTTTACAAATTTTGATTAATTAAATATTAATCTTTACAAAAAGAATTTACAAGTTTATTTTATAAAAATTAGTTGATGAAATTTTATGTTTTTTAGATCTCAAATAATTTAAAATTCTTGATAATAATATTGCAATTTTATTATGAATAATATTTTTATATTGAAATACAAATTCTAACATTTCTAAAATGAAATTCTTTTTATTTACATTTTTAATTTTTGTTGGCAATCTATTTGCTCAGTATGATTCAACGAAATACCAATGGCCAGTTTCACCATTAAATTCAAGTCAAGGAATAACCGGCGCATTTGCCGAATACAGAAATACAGGAAGCTCAGATCATTTTCATAATGCGGTTGATATTGCCGAACCAGATGGAAATCCGGTTTATCCTTGCTTAAACGGAACTATTTTTTCGTTAGTTAATAATGGATATGATTCGTATATAAATGTTAAAACAATTATAAATGGAAAGAAGAAACATTTTACTTATTACCACGTTGTTCCAAATCCGAATTTAATTGTTGATCAGCAAGTTTATTTGGGTTTAACAGTTTTGGGAACAATTTATGAAGGTGCCGGACATGTTCATTTAATTGAGCGCGAATTTATTGATGCTTTATCAAATAGTTTGGGTACGGAAATAAATCCAATTAGACCGGAAGGCGGACTAACTCCATTTTCAGATTCTTATCCGCCGGTGATTGAAACAAATACTATAAAATTTTTCAAAGATAAATCAAATATTGAAATTCCTTCAACTCAGTTAAATGGAAATATTGATATTAGAATTAAAGTTAGGGATTTGAATGGCGTAAATTCATCAAACGTAAATAATGGAACTTATATTTTAGGTTATAGAATTTTATCGGATGATGGAAATCAAATTGTCTATGAACCAAATGATAATGGAGTAAAATATAGATTTTATTATTTGCCAAATGATAATTATGTACATAGTGTTTTTGCTGATAATGTTGCAACACTTTCCGATCCGGTTTATTGGCTTACAAACGGAAACGGCGAGAGTCAAATAAATTCAACGCTAACTGTGCCTAATAATTTTTTAAATACCGATTTATTAGATGGAGGAAATTATTTACTTGAAATATTTTCTGAAGATACAAGAGGAAGTTCAACATCCAAAAGAGTTCCAATTTCAATTCAAAAATTACCGCCAAAATTAAAATCAGTTTTATCAAAGAATAATTCTATTGAAATTAAATGGGAAAAATATAATATCAATAATCTTATAGGATACAGAATTTTTTATTCTGATGATGGAACGCTTGATAATTGGAAATTAGCTGCGGATGAACAAAAATTAAATTCTCAAACTGATAGTATTATATTTTATGATCCGCAGAATTTTTTAATTTCTTCAAACAAACATGAATTTTATTTTTACTTGACTGCAATTGATTCTTCCGGAAATGAATCTTTGAAGAGTGATATTTATTCACTTTCAGTATTCGCAAATTCACAAAAATATTTAATTGTTGATGGCTTTACTCGTTACGGTGCCGAAGGAAGATGGAACGAACCTCAACACAATATTAATATAATTTATTTTAATTCACTTTTAAATAATTCTTCATACAATATTTCATCTTGCTCAAATGAAACAATAAAAAATGAAGAAATCGATTTAACAAATTATGATTTTGTTTTTTGGTTTGTGGGTGATAATACTTTTAGCAACAACACATTTGATAATTTGGAACAATATAAAATTGCTCTGTATTTAGAACATGGCGGAAATGTTTTAATTTCAGGGAGTAATGTTGGACAAGATTTAGATACTCAGCATTCTTTTTCTGAATTTTCCGATACATTATTTTATCACCAATATTTAAAATCAAAATTAATGCATGATGGATTGGATATTCTTAATGAATTACACGGCGAAGGATTTTTTAACGATTTCAATTCAACTTTTTATGATATTGTGCCGGATGATATTGAGCCAATAAATGGTGCTTCAACAATTTTAAATTATAATTACGAATTCGAAAGAGATAGTTTGTATAGAAAAGGCGGAATTGCTTATTCCGGAAATTTTGGTGAAAGTTCTAATATTGGGCAGCTGGTTTATCTTTCTTTTCCATTTGAAGCAATTGGAATTGAAGAAGATCG is a window from the Ignavibacteriota bacterium genome containing:
- a CDS encoding TonB-dependent receptor gives rise to the protein MKKFSLLLLVFLNLHSLIFAQRNLDNSITGKVLDKDAKVPLEYSNIILFSQRDSSQSNGTVTNAEGIFNITSIRPGEYYIKVSFIGYESSVIKDIKITPTTNLDLGEILIKAEGFNTEDVIVSGERSAISYQIDKKVINVSEQLTSISGNAVDVLENVPSVTVDIEGNVSLRGSSNFTVLIDGKPTILESNEALQNIPASTIENIEIITNPSAKYNPEGTAGIINILTKKNSLEGISGIANLNGGSGTRYGADAVFELKNDPINFSLGLDYSKHLMEGESISDSWTLFNQNKYYNSSNGNGNHGRENYGIKSSLAYSLSDNDVITLNGRFGYRDGTNKSTLSYSQWNDINPSEFNYTTISDRARNGYFYSTGLNYSRNFDSKNHTLSADLIFQKNNSDEFTSYKQFDINKFIVQGQEQTEKGPSSSVEIKVDYSYPITAESKFEAGYNSEFDISDEMNEYFLFDSLSSSFKLENLFSKDVSYDNNVHALYSMYSNQFDNLGFQFGLRGEFTDRLIKLNNTDESFAINRWDFFPSLHLSYKLNEKNQFMTSYTRRIQRPRGWELEPFLTWMDSYNVRQGNPALEPENIDSYELGYQRMFDKSLFSAELYYRVNNNKIESYQTAYSENVTLRSMDNVGKDYSFGSELMLNFDPIKIWNVNLMGNLYNYKIVGQLNETDFDRESFNWNTRLNNSLNISQNSQLQFNLFYNSPTVSAQGKNEDFIMASAAFRQMFMDKQIALTLQVRDIFATGKREFTSESFDFYRYNKFVMESPVVMLNLRFNFNNYKSQNRSEREGSGMEVEGGDDF
- a CDS encoding thiolase family protein, with the translated sequence MKEVYIIDAVRTPIGSFMGYLSSVPATKLGSIAIKGLIDRNKIPSDVIDEVIMGNVIQAGEGQAPARQAALGAGLEKSTQCMTINKVCGSGLKSVMLGAQAIMLGDAEIVIAGGMENMSQIPYYAKNIRSGYKMGDQKLIDGMLDDGLVDAYDNIHMGNIAEICAAEFKISREDQDNFAIESYSRALKSIEEKKFVNEIIPVEISDKKGIKIIDTDEEPKNVNFDKLKSLRTVFQKDGTVTAANASSINEGASAILLMSKEKVESLNLKPMAKIIAQASAAKDPKWFTTAPIDAIKKVLSKANLEINDIDLFEINEAFAVVSLVVNRELGLDPLKVNIKGGAVALGHPIGASGARILTTLLHSMKEKNCKYGLASLCIGGGEASALIVENI
- a CDS encoding T9SS type A sorting domain-containing protein, coding for MKFFLFTFLIFVGNLFAQYDSTKYQWPVSPLNSSQGITGAFAEYRNTGSSDHFHNAVDIAEPDGNPVYPCLNGTIFSLVNNGYDSYINVKTIINGKKKHFTYYHVVPNPNLIVDQQVYLGLTVLGTIYEGAGHVHLIEREFIDALSNSLGTEINPIRPEGGLTPFSDSYPPVIETNTIKFFKDKSNIEIPSTQLNGNIDIRIKVRDLNGVNSSNVNNGTYILGYRILSDDGNQIVYEPNDNGVKYRFYYLPNDNYVHSVFADNVATLSDPVYWLTNGNGESQINSTLTVPNNFLNTDLLDGGNYLLEIFSEDTRGSSTSKRVPISIQKLPPKLKSVLSKNNSIEIKWEKYNINNLIGYRIFYSDDGTLDNWKLAADEQKLNSQTDSIIFYDPQNFLISSNKHEFYFYLTAIDSSGNESLKSDIYSLSVFANSQKYLIVDGFTRYGAEGRWNEPQHNINIIYFNSLLNNSSYNISSCSNETIKNEEIDLTNYDFVFWFVGDNTFSNNTFDNLEQYKIALYLEHGGNVLISGSNVGQDLDTQHSFSEFSDTLFYHQYLKSKLMHDGLDILNELHGEGFFNDFNSTFYDIVPDDIEPINGASTILNYNYEFERDSLYRKGGIAYSGNFGESSNIGQLVYLSFPFEAIGIEEDRNKLMNLILQYFNETIINIDEPNPIVNQFQLYQNYPNPFNPTTTIKYSVSSASVISNDVRNLKDFSSQVYPLGQTPQNDNEQITLKVFDILGREIKTLINEKQKPGYYEIEFDAKDLASGVYYYQLKIGSFLQTKKMILLK